The following coding sequences lie in one Mesorhizobium sp. DCY119 genomic window:
- a CDS encoding ATP-binding protein: MTVGPRSLAFRVVAFSTIWAVLALIAIYTVIATLYQQTSERGFESLLSAHLFNLIGSVGVSEPGVLTGGPDLGDLRFSEPNSGWYWVVEPASPGLSGSLRSLSMTEPIPSPTAEEVPFNSSFQRNYETKGIAGEDLEVFESEFVLDAKNRIARFRVMGNRTELEDEIGVFERRLLTYLSLFGVGMIAINAIAILLGLRPLGRVREALAMVREGTAQRLDGKFPAEIEPLANETNALIDNNRRIVERSRTQVGNLAHSLKTPLAVLINEGRALGGKKGKLISDQATAMQSQVDHYLQRARVAAQRDSVVYRTPISPILHRLVRVMEKLKPENQLTLVEPSSEIVFGGEREDLEEIVGNLLENAMKWANSTVRVSVDQTHGEDAVGMFSITIEDDGPGIPEEKAREALKRGRRLDETKPGSGLGLAIVADLVNEYSGKLMLERSAMGGLSAIVQLRSVQ; the protein is encoded by the coding sequence ATGACCGTCGGACCCCGCTCGCTGGCATTTCGCGTCGTCGCCTTTTCAACCATCTGGGCGGTTCTTGCTCTCATTGCCATCTACACGGTGATCGCCACGCTCTATCAACAGACGAGCGAACGGGGCTTCGAGAGCCTTTTGTCTGCCCATCTCTTCAACCTGATCGGGTCTGTTGGCGTGTCGGAGCCCGGCGTGCTGACCGGTGGCCCTGATCTCGGCGATCTCAGATTTTCCGAACCAAATTCGGGCTGGTACTGGGTAGTCGAGCCAGCCTCACCTGGCCTGAGCGGTTCGCTTCGTTCGCTGTCGATGACGGAGCCGATTCCGTCGCCGACTGCCGAAGAGGTTCCGTTCAACTCCAGCTTCCAGCGCAATTACGAAACCAAGGGCATCGCCGGCGAAGATCTCGAAGTGTTTGAAAGCGAGTTCGTGCTCGATGCAAAGAATCGGATCGCGCGCTTTCGCGTCATGGGGAACCGGACGGAACTGGAAGATGAGATCGGCGTCTTCGAACGACGTCTCCTAACCTATCTCTCGCTGTTTGGCGTGGGGATGATCGCCATCAATGCGATCGCGATTCTTTTGGGCCTGAGACCGCTTGGCCGGGTTCGTGAGGCGCTGGCTATGGTGCGTGAGGGGACCGCCCAGAGGCTGGACGGCAAGTTTCCAGCCGAGATCGAGCCGCTGGCCAACGAAACCAATGCGCTTATCGACAATAACCGGCGCATCGTCGAGCGATCGCGCACTCAGGTCGGAAATCTGGCGCATTCGCTGAAAACGCCACTTGCCGTTTTGATAAACGAGGGGCGCGCCCTGGGAGGCAAAAAGGGAAAGCTTATCTCGGATCAGGCAACAGCCATGCAAAGCCAGGTCGATCACTATCTTCAGCGCGCTCGTGTGGCCGCGCAGCGCGATAGCGTCGTCTACCGGACGCCCATTTCCCCGATTTTGCACCGGTTGGTGCGAGTGATGGAGAAGCTGAAGCCGGAGAACCAGCTTACGCTCGTAGAACCGTCATCGGAAATCGTATTCGGCGGTGAACGCGAAGACCTGGAGGAAATCGTCGGCAATCTGCTGGAAAATGCCATGAAATGGGCAAATAGCACTGTGCGCGTGTCGGTTGATCAGACCCACGGCGAGGATGCGGTGGGCATGTTCTCGATAACGATCGAGGACGATGGACCGGGTATACCCGAGGAAAAGGCGCGCGAAGCGCTAAAACGCGGTCGGCGTCTCGACGAAACCAAGCCAGGCTCGGGTTTGGGCCTTGCGATCGTTGCGGATCTCGTCAACGAATACAGCGGCAAGCTCATGCTCGAGCGGTCTGCAATGGGCGGTCTTAGTGCGATTGTTCAACTTCGCAGTGTGCAATAG
- a CDS encoding response regulator transcription factor, translating to MRILVVEDDKDLNRQVSEALSDAGYVVDTAFDGEEGHFLGDTEPYDAVVLDIGLPQMDGISVVERWRRNGRKMPVLILTARDRWSDKVSGIDAGADDYVTKPFHIEEILARVRALIRRAAGHASSELTCGPLRLDTKASKADVNGVPLKLTSHEFRLLAYLMHHMGEVVSRTELVEHLYDQDFDRDSNTIEVFVGRLRKKMGIDMIETVRGMGYRMREPSV from the coding sequence ATGCGCATACTGGTCGTAGAAGATGACAAGGACCTGAACCGTCAGGTGTCAGAGGCGCTCAGCGATGCCGGATATGTCGTCGACACGGCATTCGACGGTGAGGAAGGGCATTTCCTCGGCGATACCGAACCTTATGACGCTGTCGTGCTCGATATCGGTCTGCCGCAGATGGATGGGATCAGCGTGGTCGAACGCTGGCGGCGAAACGGCCGCAAGATGCCTGTGCTTATTCTCACGGCGCGCGACCGCTGGAGCGACAAGGTTTCCGGCATCGACGCAGGGGCCGACGACTATGTGACGAAGCCCTTCCATATCGAGGAAATCCTGGCGCGCGTGCGTGCGCTCATTCGCAGGGCCGCGGGCCATGCTTCCTCGGAATTGACATGCGGTCCGTTGCGGCTCGATACAAAAGCCTCGAAAGCGGACGTCAATGGCGTGCCGCTCAAATTGACCTCCCACGAATTCAGGCTGCTTGCCTATCTCATGCATCACATGGGCGAGGTTGTTTCACGCACCGAATTGGTGGAGCATCTGTATGATCAGGATTTCGATCGGGATTCCAATACGATCGAGGTGTTCGTGGGCCGGCTTCGCAAGAAGATGGGCATCGACATGATCGAGACGGTGCGCGGCATGGGCTATCGCATGCGTGAGCCTAGCGTGTGA
- a CDS encoding glycoside hydrolase TIM-barrel-like domain-containing protein, with translation MATILLQAAGAFLGGVLGPVGSAIGSAAGALAGYAIDRALIDSTRHLEGPRLTGARAFTAEEGASIPRVYGAARLGGTLIWATHFEETRSTKRQGSKGGARVTEYSYFANVAFALCEGEIAGVRRIWADGREIDRNNFEIRIYRGTEDQPVDPLIEAKQGSGNAPAYRGLAYVVIDRFALGEYGNRIPQFQFEILRPVGSTARNARAISLIPGATEYGLSAELVTRQKRPGETEAENRHILHAGTNLAASLDELQMLCPNLERVALVATWYGDDLRAGNCKVRPGVTSRLSAGFSQSWRASGVGRDAAMLVSSVDGSAAYGGTPSDRSIISAIREIKARGLKVTLYPFIMMDIAAGNTLPDPYGDAAQASYPWRGRITANPAAMRPGTADKTMAARTQVSAFCGSAQRNQFTASDGTILFSGSADDWGYRRFVLHFVHLVQAAGGVDAFLIGTELRGLTTLRDGDGQFPFVEALCALAPDTREILGPDTTITYGADWSEYFGHHPADGSGDVCFHLDALWAHPAIDAIGIDNYMPLSDWRDSDYSLQNPDGFSGPYDENSMNGAIAGGEGYDWHYASYGARKLRARTPITDGAYGKPWVYRYKDLVNWWSNPHYDHLGGQEVLTPTDWVPCSKPIWFTELGCPAVDKGPNQPNVFPDPKSAETAEPYFSNGGRSDLAQQRFLDAHFRHWDPAGLDFIDDWNPVSPVYGGRMVDPARMYLWAWDARPFPAFPLRTDIWRDGDNWQRGHWLNGRLQSPGVGALVNQILRDHGLPPAEVSDADGTVHGYVISDPTTARSALEPIIELFDLSVTEEPDRLVFRSAGSQVSGSIEIDELVWNDGDAMVETVRVPDHELPVEGILAFRDPLTEYQAASVRTVRFGASGSRQQTVSFPGVLEKGQGQALLADWMRRVWCERETVTFAVAAQTADIVPGAIVRLPSLAGGSEFLVTGIEEGLVRKVAARQIVRSVPAPWQSSRIEAKPMAAQLVGLPHVEFLDLPAPSGGLPQDQFKVAVWQKPWKSQLVFVSPEETGFVQRASVSRPADVGRLVEALAPGFEGRVDQVGSLLVELFDAEVASVSSLQYLNGANAAAIRSTAGVWEIVQFRTAEEIAPDVWRLGDLLRGQLGTNDAMMAGAAAGASFVMLDDAVQAGGLLASEIGLPLNWRVGPVGTDFSSASFVTQSATGGLRAQLPLSPVHLRATLRTNGDLSISWIRRGRIDADSWSASEIPLGEEREEYQIEIARPNGVAIRTVTVLEPRWLYPATSIASDLGSAAGEIDVTVRQLSVAVGWGIPVGRRFVLN, from the coding sequence ATGGCGACCATTCTGCTGCAAGCCGCCGGGGCGTTTCTTGGCGGTGTGCTCGGTCCTGTCGGAAGCGCGATTGGATCGGCCGCCGGTGCCCTGGCCGGCTATGCCATCGACCGTGCCTTGATCGACAGTACCCGCCATCTGGAAGGACCGCGCCTGACGGGCGCACGCGCCTTCACGGCAGAGGAGGGGGCCTCGATCCCACGCGTCTATGGCGCGGCCCGTCTGGGCGGTACCTTGATCTGGGCGACGCATTTCGAGGAAACCCGTTCGACGAAGCGCCAAGGGTCCAAGGGCGGCGCGCGCGTCACGGAGTATTCCTATTTCGCCAATGTCGCCTTTGCGCTGTGCGAAGGTGAAATCGCTGGTGTTCGCCGTATCTGGGCGGATGGCCGCGAAATAGATCGAAACAATTTTGAGATCAGGATTTATCGCGGAACCGAGGATCAACCCGTCGATCCGCTGATTGAGGCCAAGCAGGGCAGCGGCAATGCGCCGGCCTACCGCGGTCTTGCCTATGTCGTGATCGATCGCTTTGCGCTTGGCGAATACGGCAACCGGATACCGCAGTTCCAGTTTGAAATCCTGCGGCCGGTCGGGAGTACGGCCAGAAACGCTCGCGCCATCTCGCTCATTCCTGGGGCGACCGAATACGGCCTTTCAGCGGAACTGGTGACGCGTCAGAAAAGGCCCGGCGAGACTGAGGCCGAGAACCGCCATATTCTCCATGCCGGCACGAATCTCGCGGCATCGCTGGACGAACTCCAGATGCTTTGCCCAAATCTCGAGCGCGTGGCTCTGGTTGCCACCTGGTATGGCGACGATCTGAGGGCCGGGAACTGCAAGGTTCGTCCCGGCGTGACCAGCCGGCTTTCTGCAGGCTTTTCCCAAAGCTGGAGAGCCTCGGGCGTCGGTCGCGACGCTGCGATGCTTGTATCTTCGGTTGACGGCAGCGCTGCCTATGGTGGCACGCCGTCCGACCGGAGCATCATATCCGCGATCCGCGAGATCAAGGCGCGCGGCCTGAAAGTGACGCTCTATCCGTTCATCATGATGGACATTGCGGCCGGAAACACGTTGCCAGACCCTTATGGAGATGCGGCTCAGGCCAGCTACCCATGGCGCGGCAGGATTACAGCCAATCCGGCGGCAATGCGGCCGGGTACCGCCGACAAGACGATGGCGGCGCGAACGCAGGTGTCGGCATTCTGCGGCAGCGCGCAGAGAAATCAGTTCACCGCTTCAGATGGAACGATCCTGTTTTCGGGATCGGCGGATGACTGGGGCTATCGCCGCTTTGTGCTCCACTTCGTGCATCTGGTGCAGGCCGCCGGCGGGGTCGATGCTTTCCTGATCGGAACCGAGTTGCGCGGACTGACCACGCTGCGCGATGGAGACGGCCAATTCCCGTTCGTCGAGGCGCTGTGCGCGCTGGCCCCCGATACGCGCGAAATCCTGGGCCCTGATACCACCATCACCTACGGCGCCGATTGGAGCGAATATTTTGGCCATCACCCGGCCGACGGCAGCGGTGACGTCTGCTTTCACCTCGACGCTCTGTGGGCGCATCCGGCCATCGATGCAATCGGCATAGACAACTACATGCCGCTCTCGGATTGGCGTGATTCAGATTACTCCTTGCAAAATCCTGACGGTTTTTCAGGGCCTTACGACGAAAACAGCATGAACGGCGCGATAGCCGGCGGCGAGGGCTACGACTGGCACTATGCATCCTATGGCGCACGAAAGCTGCGCGCCCGCACGCCGATCACGGACGGAGCCTACGGAAAGCCCTGGGTGTACCGATACAAGGATCTCGTAAACTGGTGGAGCAATCCGCATTACGATCATCTGGGCGGACAGGAGGTCCTGACACCGACCGATTGGGTGCCCTGTTCCAAGCCGATCTGGTTTACCGAACTCGGCTGCCCTGCCGTGGACAAGGGGCCGAACCAGCCCAATGTTTTTCCGGATCCGAAGTCAGCTGAAACCGCGGAACCGTATTTTTCAAATGGCGGCCGGTCTGATCTGGCGCAGCAACGGTTTCTGGATGCTCACTTTCGGCATTGGGACCCGGCAGGGCTGGATTTCATCGACGATTGGAACCCGGTCTCCCCCGTCTATGGCGGGCGCATGGTCGATCCGGCGCGCATGTATCTATGGGCGTGGGATGCACGGCCATTTCCGGCGTTCCCGCTTCGCACCGATATCTGGAGAGATGGCGACAACTGGCAGCGTGGCCATTGGCTGAATGGGCGGCTTCAAAGCCCGGGCGTTGGCGCACTGGTGAACCAGATACTTAGGGATCATGGTCTTCCGCCTGCCGAGGTCTCGGACGCAGATGGTACGGTTCATGGCTATGTCATCTCCGATCCGACTACGGCGCGCTCAGCGCTGGAGCCGATCATCGAACTCTTTGATCTTTCTGTCACCGAAGAGCCCGATCGGCTCGTCTTTCGAAGCGCCGGTTCGCAGGTTTCCGGGTCGATTGAGATCGATGAATTGGTCTGGAACGATGGTGATGCCATGGTTGAAACCGTTCGCGTGCCCGACCATGAACTGCCGGTTGAAGGCATCCTCGCATTTCGAGACCCTTTGACGGAGTATCAGGCGGCATCCGTCAGAACCGTTCGTTTCGGCGCGTCAGGCAGCCGCCAGCAGACCGTTTCGTTCCCGGGCGTGCTGGAAAAAGGGCAGGGCCAAGCGCTTCTGGCAGACTGGATGCGGCGTGTCTGGTGCGAACGTGAGACCGTGACTTTCGCGGTTGCCGCGCAAACGGCGGACATTGTTCCGGGCGCAATCGTACGTCTGCCGTCCTTGGCCGGTGGCTCTGAATTTCTGGTCACAGGAATAGAGGAGGGTCTGGTCCGCAAAGTCGCTGCGCGGCAGATAGTGCGCTCGGTTCCAGCACCATGGCAGTCAAGCAGGATCGAGGCGAAGCCGATGGCGGCGCAACTCGTTGGCCTGCCACATGTGGAATTCCTCGACTTGCCCGCCCCATCCGGTGGCCTGCCTCAAGATCAGTTCAAGGTCGCTGTCTGGCAAAAGCCTTGGAAGAGCCAGTTGGTTTTCGTATCCCCGGAAGAGACGGGCTTCGTACAACGTGCATCGGTTTCCCGCCCGGCAGATGTCGGCCGTTTGGTCGAGGCCCTGGCGCCCGGATTCGAAGGGCGCGTCGATCAGGTCGGCTCCCTCCTCGTGGAATTGTTCGATGCGGAAGTGGCGAGCGTCAGCTCCCTTCAGTATCTGAACGGCGCGAACGCAGCGGCAATCAGATCGACGGCTGGCGTCTGGGAAATCGTGCAGTTCCGGACGGCAGAAGAAATAGCTCCCGATGTCTGGCGGCTTGGCGATCTGTTGCGCGGTCAGTTGGGAACGAACGACGCGATGATGGCCGGTGCCGCTGCCGGCGCCAGTTTTGTCATGCTGGACGATGCGGTTCAGGCAGGGGGCCTGTTGGCCAGCGAAATCGGCCTTCCTCTCAACTGGCGTGTCGGGCCCGTGGGAACGGATTTTTCGAGCGCCAGTTTTGTAACGCAATCGGCAACCGGAGGTTTGCGCGCGCAGTTACCGCTATCGCCCGTCCATCTGCGCGCGACACTAAGGACGAATGGCGACCTCTCGATTTCCTGGATACGGCGGGGCCGCATCGATGCCGATAGCTGGTCGGCAAGTGAAATCCCGCTCGGCGAAGAACGTGAAGAATATCAGATCGAGATCGCCCGGCCGAACGGGGTTGCGATTCGCACCGTAACCGTTTTGGAGCCGAGGTGGCTTTATCCGGCAACTTCCATCGCATCGGATCTGGGTTCCGCGGCCGGCGAGATCGACGTGACCGTAAGGCAACTCAGCGTAGCCGTCGGTTGGGGCATCCCGGTCGGCCGGCGGTTTGTGCTGAATTAG
- a CDS encoding NlpC/P60 family protein, with amino-acid sequence MSPGEISAAILAEARSWLGTPYRHQGRRKGVGCDCLGLVLGVWREIYGREPELPGPYAPDWAEAGEQDLLLSAARRHCFERAADELTAGDLILFRWRPHLAAKHAGILLEPDRFIHAYQGSAVVVSALVPQWRRRIAGVFAFPEYPKTN; translated from the coding sequence ATGAGCCCTGGAGAGATATCGGCGGCAATTCTGGCCGAGGCGCGAAGCTGGCTCGGCACGCCTTATCGCCATCAGGGCCGGCGCAAGGGCGTGGGCTGCGATTGCCTCGGCCTGGTCCTCGGGGTCTGGCGCGAGATTTACGGGAGGGAGCCGGAGCTACCAGGTCCCTATGCTCCGGACTGGGCCGAGGCGGGTGAGCAAGACTTGCTGCTCTCGGCGGCACGGCGGCATTGCTTCGAAAGAGCGGCGGATGAGCTGACTGCAGGTGATCTGATCCTGTTTCGCTGGCGTCCGCATCTGGCGGCAAAGCACGCGGGAATTCTGCTCGAACCGGATCGTTTCATTCACGCTTATCAAGGCAGCGCGGTGGTCGTATCGGCGCTGGTGCCGCAGTGGAGACGCCGCATCGCCGGCGTGTTCGCCTTCCCCGAATATCCCAAGACAAACTGA
- a CDS encoding DUF2163 domain-containing protein: MNAYPQALAEHLSRDITTVCNCWRMTRVDGQVTGYTDHDRALRFDGTSFEPESGFSASEARKTIGLAVDTVDIEGALSSALISDDDVAAGLYDRAKVETFLVDWREPGNFALLRTATIGKITRSDQRFVAEMESMTHALDQPNGRYVTRSCDAELGDARCKFLLNRPGYGGAGTVMSLDGADTIVVSGLEAFEAGWFSQGVLTWTGGTRAGRTDRVADHRRDIRGIVLMLRPGNGPAIGSGDSFSIKAGCDKTFATCKAKFSNSLNFRGFPHLPGNDAAYGYVTEGGQFDGRPVVP, encoded by the coding sequence TTGAACGCCTATCCGCAAGCTCTTGCCGAGCATTTGTCGCGCGACATCACCACCGTCTGCAACTGTTGGCGGATGACTCGGGTCGATGGACAGGTCACCGGCTACACCGACCATGACCGTGCTTTGCGCTTCGATGGAACTTCGTTTGAGCCTGAATCGGGTTTCAGCGCGAGCGAAGCGAGAAAAACAATCGGACTGGCCGTCGATACGGTCGATATCGAGGGAGCGCTGTCATCCGCGCTTATCAGCGACGATGATGTCGCCGCCGGGCTTTACGATCGCGCGAAAGTCGAGACTTTTCTCGTCGACTGGCGCGAGCCTGGTAATTTTGCCTTGTTGCGTACGGCGACGATCGGAAAGATCACCCGCAGCGACCAGCGTTTTGTCGCCGAGATGGAAAGCATGACGCATGCGCTGGATCAGCCGAACGGGCGCTACGTGACCCGTTCCTGCGACGCCGAACTGGGCGATGCGCGCTGCAAATTTCTGCTCAACCGACCGGGATACGGCGGAGCAGGCACGGTGATGTCCCTGGATGGTGCCGATACGATTGTGGTTTCCGGACTTGAAGCATTCGAAGCTGGCTGGTTCTCCCAAGGCGTCCTGACCTGGACGGGCGGTACGCGAGCCGGACGAACCGATCGCGTGGCAGATCATCGCCGCGACATACGCGGTATCGTGTTGATGTTACGACCCGGAAATGGCCCTGCCATCGGTTCGGGGGACAGCTTTTCGATCAAGGCCGGCTGCGACAAGACCTTCGCGACCTGTAAGGCAAAGTTCTCGAACTCGCTGAATTTCCGAGGATTTCCGCATCTTCCGGGCAACGACGCCGCCTATGGCTATGTCACGGAGGGCGGCCAGTTCGATGGACGTCCAGTCGTACCATGA
- a CDS encoding DUF2460 domain-containing protein, with amino-acid sequence MTELSGFHDVRFPLAISFGATGGPERRNEIVALTSGREKRNARFSQSRHHYDAGTGVRSLEDLHDVLVFFEARRGSLHAFRFRDPFDMKSCCPADTPSARDQALGSGDGATARYALVKRYGTGDEAYLRFVRKPAPGTLKVAVGGVEVSAGSFAFDDETGEIVFAANAIPPLGAAVTAGYEFDVPVRFDIERMSMSLTAFKAGQIPSIPLIEVQL; translated from the coding sequence ATGACGGAACTTTCCGGTTTTCACGATGTGCGGTTTCCGCTTGCGATCTCCTTCGGTGCGACCGGCGGACCCGAAAGACGCAATGAGATTGTCGCACTGACCTCCGGCCGCGAAAAACGCAATGCCCGGTTCTCGCAGTCACGGCATCACTACGACGCTGGGACCGGCGTAAGATCGCTGGAGGACCTTCACGACGTGCTGGTTTTCTTCGAAGCCAGACGCGGGTCGCTGCACGCGTTTCGTTTTCGCGACCCCTTCGACATGAAATCCTGCTGTCCGGCCGATACGCCGTCGGCGCGAGATCAGGCATTGGGAAGCGGCGACGGTGCGACGGCTCGATATGCGCTGGTGAAACGCTATGGGACCGGCGACGAGGCTTATCTTCGCTTCGTGCGAAAGCCCGCGCCGGGCACGTTGAAGGTTGCCGTTGGTGGCGTCGAGGTATCGGCAGGATCCTTTGCCTTCGATGATGAAACAGGCGAGATCGTCTTTGCTGCAAATGCGATCCCGCCATTGGGGGCTGCAGTCACAGCCGGCTACGAGTTCGACGTTCCTGTGCGGTTCGACATAGAGCGCATGTCGATGAGCCTGACGGCCTTCAAGGCGGGGCAGATACCGTCCATTCCGTTGATCGAGGTGCAGCTTTGA
- a CDS encoding phage tail tape measure protein: MAEDVIVSINADTTPFQTALENLEKMSDRFGTQLTGALKNAAINGRELDDVLRRVGLNLAGMALEQGLKPLQSLAGSLFSGLLGGLGGILPFAKGGVPGHVVPFASGGVVSTPSYFPMGRNIGLMGEAGSEAILPLQRSADGRLGVAASGGGSPVNVVFNVTVQDAASFRKSEAQITGMLARAVSRGTRTF, from the coding sequence ATGGCCGAAGACGTGATCGTCTCGATAAATGCCGACACGACACCCTTCCAGACGGCGCTCGAAAATCTGGAGAAAATGTCGGACCGCTTCGGCACCCAGCTGACGGGAGCGCTGAAAAATGCCGCGATCAACGGCCGGGAACTCGACGATGTTCTGCGCCGCGTCGGGTTGAACCTGGCCGGGATGGCGCTTGAGCAAGGATTGAAGCCGCTTCAATCGCTGGCTGGATCACTGTTTTCGGGACTGCTCGGCGGACTTGGCGGGATTTTGCCCTTCGCCAAGGGCGGCGTTCCCGGTCATGTGGTGCCGTTCGCCAGCGGTGGCGTGGTTTCCACGCCCAGCTATTTTCCGATGGGCCGCAATATCGGCCTGATGGGAGAGGCGGGATCGGAGGCGATCCTGCCGCTGCAGAGATCGGCCGATGGGCGGCTGGGGGTCGCGGCTTCGGGAGGCGGCTCGCCGGTCAACGTGGTGTTCAATGTCACGGTTCAGGACGCGGCCTCGTTCCGTAAATCCGAAGCGCAGATAACCGGCATGCTGGCGCGTGCCGTATCGCGCGGCACAAGAACCTTTTGA
- a CDS encoding rcc01693 family protein: MKAAAAEQSEFPWDHVMAMGFGLLRLSPKTFWSMTPREFERAISALSPSKGAAPRRSDLVSLMRAFPDKSLQEEAWPKT; encoded by the coding sequence TTGAAGGCCGCAGCGGCAGAACAAAGCGAATTCCCGTGGGACCACGTCATGGCCATGGGTTTCGGCCTGCTGCGGCTTTCTCCAAAGACATTCTGGTCGATGACGCCCCGCGAGTTTGAACGCGCGATCAGCGCGCTGTCTCCGAGCAAGGGCGCTGCGCCGCGACGCAGTGATCTTGTGTCACTCATGCGCGCCTTTCCCGACAAATCCTTACAGGAGGAAGCATGGCCGAAGACGTGA
- a CDS encoding gene transfer agent family protein — protein MTVNRRRGEIAAELDGKTYRLCLTLGALAELEAAYAADDLGALVERFSRGRLSALDMIRIIGAGLRGAGHDISDDDVGGMQAANGATGFAAIVSDLLTTTFGTAQGEPSPNP, from the coding sequence ATGACGGTAAACCGAAGGCGCGGCGAGATCGCCGCAGAACTCGACGGCAAGACTTATCGGCTGTGCCTGACGCTTGGTGCACTGGCGGAACTGGAAGCCGCCTATGCGGCTGACGATCTCGGCGCGCTGGTCGAGCGGTTTTCCCGCGGGCGCCTGTCGGCGCTCGACATGATCCGCATCATCGGGGCGGGATTGCGTGGTGCTGGCCACGACATATCGGACGATGACGTCGGTGGCATGCAGGCCGCAAACGGCGCGACAGGCTTTGCAGCAATCGTCTCGGACTTGCTGACCACGACATTCGGCACCGCACAGGGTGAGCCTTCGCCAAACCCTTGA
- a CDS encoding phage major tail protein, TP901-1 family: MVAQKGKDLLLKLDSNGAGSFVTVAGLRSKRIAFNSETVDITDSDSVGRWRELLAGSGVQRASIGGSGIFKDAQSDATIRQRFFAGEISSWQFLVPDFGTVQGAFQITSLEYTGSHDGEVTFEMSLESAGPVSFTVMP, encoded by the coding sequence ATGGTCGCACAGAAAGGCAAGGACCTTCTTCTCAAGCTCGACTCCAATGGAGCGGGCAGTTTCGTCACGGTTGCCGGCCTAAGGTCGAAGCGTATCGCCTTCAACAGCGAGACCGTCGATATCACCGATTCAGACTCGGTCGGACGCTGGCGGGAATTGCTTGCCGGCAGCGGCGTGCAGCGCGCCTCCATCGGCGGCTCCGGGATATTCAAGGATGCGCAGTCCGACGCGACCATCCGGCAGCGTTTCTTCGCTGGTGAAATATCGAGCTGGCAGTTTCTGGTCCCGGATTTCGGGACTGTCCAGGGAGCCTTTCAGATCACCTCGCTCGAATATACCGGCAGTCACGACGGTGAAGTCACTTTCGAAATGTCTCTCGAATCCGCGGGGCCGGTCAGCTTCACGGTGATGCCATGA
- a CDS encoding DUF3168 domain-containing protein, whose product MTAPAAELQKAIFVALGGDPALTVLLGGGKIYDHAPANIAFPYITFGRTSIYDWSTGTESGTEQLFTLHVWSKAKGKKETLDVMEAARACLDGGSLTLDEHHLVNMRLEFAEARYDEDLSVHHGLLRYRAVTEEAA is encoded by the coding sequence ATGACCGCACCAGCCGCTGAATTGCAGAAGGCGATCTTCGTCGCGCTCGGCGGCGACCCGGCCCTGACGGTGCTTCTCGGCGGCGGCAAGATCTACGATCATGCTCCCGCCAATATCGCGTTTCCCTACATCACCTTCGGGCGCACGAGCATCTACGACTGGAGCACCGGAACCGAAAGCGGAACCGAGCAGCTTTTCACGCTTCATGTCTGGTCGAAGGCCAAGGGCAAGAAGGAAACGCTGGATGTCATGGAAGCTGCCCGGGCGTGTCTGGACGGCGGTTCCCTTACGCTCGACGAACATCACCTTGTGAACATGCGCCTCGAATTCGCCGAGGCGCGATATGACGAGGACCTTTCGGTCCATCACGGCTTGCTGCGCTATCGCGCGGTGACCGAAGAAGCGGCCTGA
- a CDS encoding phage head closure protein has product MNATFIDPGRLRTELALQECVVTSDGLGGHGETWSEIASVFAMVEPVGAQSVFGAGQSLETVTHRVTIRRRDGVASGMRFVRQERVFEIVTVHDPDETSRYMVCRVREEGR; this is encoded by the coding sequence ATGAACGCAACCTTTATCGACCCGGGCCGACTGAGGACCGAGCTGGCGTTGCAGGAATGCGTTGTAACGTCTGATGGTCTGGGCGGGCATGGCGAGACCTGGTCCGAGATTGCCTCTGTCTTTGCTATGGTCGAGCCGGTGGGGGCACAAAGCGTCTTCGGCGCCGGGCAGTCACTGGAGACGGTGACCCATCGTGTCACGATCAGGCGGCGCGATGGCGTGGCAAGCGGCATGCGCTTCGTCAGGCAGGAGCGCGTGTTCGAAATCGTCACCGTTCATGATCCCGACGAGACCAGCCGATATATGGTCTGCAGGGTACGGGAGGAGGGGCGATGA